The following nucleotide sequence is from Nitrospira defluvii.
ACGACTAGGCGACCATCCTCGGCCACACGATAGGCCACAGGATGCTGCATCCAGGCGTTGGTGGCCAGGATGAAGTACCCGGACAGCCAGGAGCCCAGGAACAGCATCAGCGCGGCAAACCACTGCACACGGCGGCTGAATCGATTCTCACCGAACAGCAGCAGGCCCAGGAAAGAAGACTCCAGGAAGAACGCGAACACCCCTTCCATCGCCAGGGTTTGCCCGATGATTCCCCCGGCGTAATTGGAGAACTTCGCCCAGTTCGTGCCGAATTGAAATTCCAACGGAATGCCGGTCACCACGCCAAAGGCAAAACTCAGCGCGAAGATGCCGGTCCAGAACCGGGCCACGTGATGAAAATGATCGTCGGCACTCAGCAGATCCCTGGTCCGCAAATAGACCAGCAGCAGGGCCAGGCCCATCGTCAATTGCGGAAAGAGATAGTGAAAGGTGGAGGTAACGGCAAACTGCAGCCGGTCGTAAAGTAGTGCGCTCTCCATGCGCCTCCTCATGCTGACAGATCGCTACCAGAAGACCTGATCCCATCAAATGGTCGTGCACAATGGAACCAGGTTACACTATAGCGACCCCGTCGGGAGAAGTCTCATGGCTTTTGTCGATCGCGACTTCCCTGTGACATGACAGGGCTGAAAGAAGCTCGCGGACGAATGGCTGCCACTTGTGTCCGTGAGAAATCGGTGGATTGCCCCGTCTCACGGGGGCGTGCTGCGCTCATGTGGCCGACTACAGCCGCTGCTGTCGCGCTGAGAATATCCGGCGCAATCGGTCACGCCGGGCCGGTTCTTCGACTGCTCCCGGCAGCAATCCAAGCAGGTTCCGAATGGACGCAATCTGTTTCACATACGTCCCACAACCGACACAGGTGGACAGATGCAGGGCCAGGCGAACGTTTATCGGATCACCCACATGGTCATCGAGGTACGCCGAGGTCCAGCCGACCACCTCACGGCACGTGATGTCCGGTGCCGTGCGTTCAGACGAATCGTGTGCCATGGGGAGGACCTCCAATGATGGTATTCATCCCTGAGTCTCCCCGTTCAGGCATTTCTTACACTGCCTGAGGCACCCCTTCCAGATAGACCTCCGCCGCCCGGCGCACGCGCTCCCGGGCCCGGTGTAAGCGCACATACAGATTGGTTTCCGTGATCTTCAGCAACTCGCACACCTCCTGTGATTCCAGCCCATCGACATCGCGAAGAATCAAGACCTCCTTCAAGTTTCTGGGCAACGCCTCGATCGCCTGGTTCATGGCAGAAACCGCCTGCTGAGAGGCCAACAGTTTCTCCGGGGTTTGGTCGTCCCACGGTTGCGGAGGAAAGGCCCAATGGCCAGCCCATTCGCCTGATTGTTGGAAACGGGAGGGATCGATCGCTTCGTCCTGGTCGTCCTCGTAGGACTCGAGAGCGGAGAACGTCGTGTGCCGCTTCTCGCGCACGCCCCGGTCCTTCGCCTTATGAATCAGAATCCCGAAAATCCAGGTCCGCAGCGACGAGCGTCCCTCGAAGCGGGACAACCCTTCGATCACGGCTATCCACGTGTCTTGCACCACTTCCTCGGCCACCTCCCGATCCGCCACATGGCTCAGGGCCATCCGAATCAGTGCGCCGTGATGTTTGTCGACCAACTCGCCGAACGCACCCTCATCACCGGCGCGGAGC
It contains:
- a CDS encoding RNA polymerase sigma factor, encoding MNSAITTYHESTGQSLLAGESTVVSTGTPSPQAERTLLARLRAGDEGAFGELVDKHHGALIRMALSHVADREVAEEVVQDTWIAVIEGLSRFEGRSSLRTWIFGILIHKAKDRGVREKRHTTFSALESYEDDQDEAIDPSRFQQSGEWAGHWAFPPQPWDDQTPEKLLASQQAVSAMNQAIEALPRNLKEVLILRDVDGLESQEVCELLKITETNLYVRLHRARERVRRAAEVYLEGVPQAV